The Pseudodesulfovibrio sediminis genome includes the window CACGGACGGCTGGACCAAATTTTTTGCCGCGGAAGATCTCTGCCTGCTCCACTACCTGGAGTGGTTCTCGCGCATGAAGGTCGCGTCCGTGAAGCTCGAAGGACGGACCAAAAGCTCCGCCTATCTCGCGCAGGTGGTCGACGCCCATCGCACAGCCCTCAACGACATCGCCACAGGAAAATTTCAGGCCGAAAAATATCTGCCCGAGCTGGTCAATGCCGCCACCCGGCCACTGACCACCGGCTTTTTCGATCCCGACAAACGAGGCATCATTGCCGCGCCACCCGAACCGGGAGAGAAAAAACCCGTGCTCGCACGGATTCTCGAACCGGCAGGCGACAGCAAATGGCTCATCCAGACCAAGGCACGCTGGACAACCTCCGAAAACATGCAGTTGCTCATTCCCGGCATGATCCGCCCAACCATCACACCGCAGGACTATGGCGTGGAAAACGACCAGGGCCTCAAACTCGATGTCTCCCACCCAGGCCAAAAAGGTGTGCTCATCTGCGACCACCCGGAAATCAAACCCGGCATGTTCATCAGGACGCCCGGTATCGGGTGATGCCGCTGGCAGCTGGGGGGAAGGGAGAGAAGGCCTTTTGAAAAAGACCTTCTCTCCCTTCCCCCCAGACCCCCATCCCTCTTTTTCCAAAACATTTTATCGCGCTTTGCGAAGTTGGTGGAAGTGATAAGGACCCTCGCTGTTTCTTATATTCCACATCGCCTCAAGATGCGCCCGTGTATACACACCAGCCCACACAGCACCTTCAATCACTTTTTCCGCCCACTCCGAGCGCAGCGAGCGACAAAAAGTTTTGGAAAGTCCAGAGAACCTTTTAAAGAGGTTCTCTGGCAGGCATCGCCTGAAGCGGCCCTACTTGTCTCCGTAGAGGGCGTAATAGCCGCTTGGGACGACAACCAGGGTGAACAGGGTTGAGGCCACGAGGCCGAAGATGAGCGCCCAGGCAAGTCCGGAGAAGATCGGGTCCAACGTGATAGGCCAGGCCCCGAGCGCCGTGGTCAGTGCAGTGAGCACGATGGGCCGCATACGAACCGCGCCGGACAACACGATGGCTTGCTTGAGCGACTTGCCGCCGCGCACTTCCGACTGGATGAACTCGATAAGCACCAGTGAGTTGCGAATAACGATACCGCCGAGAGCGATCATGCCGATCATGGAGGTGGCGGTGAAGAACACGGGATCGCCGAACCCGCCGATTTCACCGCCTGCAATGACATTGAGCAGCCAGAATCCGGGCAGGATACCAAGCAACGTCAGCGGAATGGCGGACATGATGAGCAACGGCATGACAAACGAACCGGTCTCCGCCACCAGCAGGATGAAGATGCCGAGCAACGCGGCCGCGTTTGCCAGACCGAGATCGCGGAACACATCCAGTGTGATTTTCCATTCGCCTTCCCCCGCCCACTCTGCGGTAGTGCCCGGAGGCATGGGGTTGTCCTTGAGCTTGGATTGCAGATCGAGCACAGCCTCGCCCGGCGGGATACCCGCTGTTTCGGCAAAAACATAGGCTACACGTTTGAGATTCTTGTGATAAACAGGCTGCTCCGCCGACACTTCACGGAAGTATCCCAATTCGGCCAGCGGCACCATGCTCCCTATCCCGCTCTTCATGCGCAACTCACCCAGCGTATCAAGACCGGTGCGCAGATGTATGGGCAGGACCATGCGCACGGGCAACGACTGGCGTTCATGCTCCATATGCACGCTGGCAGGCGTGGCACCGGACAACGCCAAACGCAGGGTCTCCACCACATCCGCGGCGGTCACGCCATGCAGAGCGGCCTTTTCCTTGTCCAGAACAAAATCCACCATCATGCGATCGGTCTCGGAGGAATCATCGATATCAACCAACCCCTGATGCCCCTCCATCAGACCGGAAACATGCTTGGCCCCTTCGATGAGCCCGGCGTAGGGCATCCCCGGCCTGCCATAGATCTCGGTGGTCAGGGTGGAAATCACGGGCGGACCGGGCGGCGTCTCGATAACCTTGATATGCGCACCATGCCGTTTGGCAATGGCGTCCAGCTCACTGCGCAACCTCAGGCCGATGCCGTGGGACTGCATCGAGCGCTCCGACTTATCCAGCAGATTCACACGGATATCAGCCATATTGGACTGCTCGCGCCAGTAGTAATGGCGCACCATCCCATTGAAATCCATGGGAGAAGGCTGACCGGCAAAGGTCACGAAATTGGTCACCTCAGGCACGGTCCGCAGGAAAGACTCGAAATCGCGCACGGCCCTGTCAGTACGTTCCAGCGTGCTGCCTTCCGGCAAATCCAGAAGAATCTGAAATTCATTCTTGTTGTCAAAAGGCAACATCTTGAGAGGCACGAGTCGCATGAGCACCAAGCCCGCGCAAAGAGCCAGTCCTCCGACAATCCCCAAAAGCAGAAACCGACGATTCCGGGGTGTCCCCAGAAACGGCGTGATGATTTTTTCATAGACGGCAAACAGACGGGTGTTGCCTGACGGCTTGCTCTCTTCCTTTGCGGCCATGGACGGGGCACGGTTCCTGAGCAGCAGATACGCCATCCACGGCACCACGGTCAGTGCGGCAACAGTGGAAAAGGTCACGGTCAGCGGCACGTTGGCGGCCATGGGAGCCATGTATGGTCCCATCATGCCGGAGATGAAAAAGAGCGG containing:
- a CDS encoding efflux RND transporter permease subunit gives rise to the protein MSEETPQVKGFLSSFVHFFLTSQMSVILAMAAIVLGVAAIMVTPREEEPQIVVPMADVLVQVPGATAEEVEKLVTTPLERLLWQIDGVEYVYSVSKKDMTSVTVRFFVGEDREDSLIKLHNTILKNSDLAPNIVSGWVVKPVEIDDVPIVNLTLHADFGFESRYSDFDLRRMGEELFHRLAEVEDVSRISLHSGRSREVRVEIHPNRLAGFNVSPLEVYRALKGADRSLSAGNFVRRDTETQVVSQSFLLSADDAASLVVGVFDDKPVYLRDVADIIDGPQEPTSYSRIGFSDVYLARVDQPTESVSRPAVTLAIAKKKGVNAVAVADAVVARIHELERNILPQGVTVTVTRNYGETAQGKVNELLSSLLFAIITVVALLAFALGWREALVVALAVPMSFALALFVNYLFGYTINRVTLFALILSLGLVVDDPITNVDNIQRHIRMGIKGPLGATLDAVNEVLPPVIMSTLAIIISFTPLFFISGMMGPYMAPMAANVPLTVTFSTVAALTVVPWMAYLLLRNRAPSMAAKEESKPSGNTRLFAVYEKIITPFLGTPRNRRFLLLGIVGGLALCAGLVLMRLVPLKMLPFDNKNEFQILLDLPEGSTLERTDRAVRDFESFLRTVPEVTNFVTFAGQPSPMDFNGMVRHYYWREQSNMADIRVNLLDKSERSMQSHGIGLRLRSELDAIAKRHGAHIKVIETPPGPPVISTLTTEIYGRPGMPYAGLIEGAKHVSGLMEGHQGLVDIDDSSETDRMMVDFVLDKEKAALHGVTAADVVETLRLALSGATPASVHMEHERQSLPVRMVLPIHLRTGLDTLGELRMKSGIGSMVPLAELGYFREVSAEQPVYHKNLKRVAYVFAETAGIPPGEAVLDLQSKLKDNPMPPGTTAEWAGEGEWKITLDVFRDLGLANAAALLGIFILLVAETGSFVMPLLIMSAIPLTLLGILPGFWLLNVIAGGEIGGFGDPVFFTATSMIGMIALGGIVIRNSLVLIEFIQSEVRGGKSLKQAIVLSGAVRMRPIVLTALTTALGAWPITLDPIFSGLAWALIFGLVASTLFTLVVVPSGYYALYGDK